The Athalia rosae chromosome 7, iyAthRosa1.1, whole genome shotgun sequence genome window below encodes:
- the LOC105691080 gene encoding cathepsin D-like yields the protein MLQIINIVIAVLFVNDVVGAAATPALGKVFEIPIYRKPLEFVNEKSPDTSDNDIEKPKPPNPWKNDTVSLEKFMDAEYFGIIRVGRPAKEFRVVFATTWADTWLPSAHCGLLEMACMIHTRYDSSRSSTYQEDGTPAKFEQSGNDNLSGFVSRDHFHLAHITLENQSFVEVTHIPFIPYGYSKADGIVGLAFPNMRQVQVETFFSSMLKQGLIEKPVFTFYFNRDPTTERAGRLILGATERKYVNGSLTTVPVINKGYWSIRADRILLEDYSKTYAFCKDSCEAILDTTTNTITGPTAEIERLNALLGARAFVPSIFKMNRYMVNCRDSAKLPPINFVIAGVDFTIRSKYYIQHLTYESMEICLSPFVPDNQTQWLIGGAFLMQFYTEYNFNTGQVMIGHTKY from the exons ATGttgcaaataataaatattgtcATCGCCGTATTATTCGTTAATGACGTCGTCGGCGCGGCAGCAACACCAGCTTTGGGCAAAGTTTTCGA AATACCAATCTACAGAAAACCTTTGGAATTCGTTAACGAAAAATCCCCGGATACCTCAGACAATGacattgaaaaaccaaaaccacCAAATCCTTGGAAAAATGACACTGTCTCGttagaaaaatttatggac GCAGAATACTTTGGAATAATTCGTGTTGGAAGACCTGCAAAAGAATTCAGAGTTGTTTTTGCTACAACATGGGCAGACACTTGGCTTCCATCTGCACATTGCGGTCTACTGGAAATGGCGTGCA tgaTACACACGAGATACGACAGCAGCAGGTCTTCAACGTACCAAGAAGATGGAACGCCTGCTAAATTCGAACAATCGGGAAACGATAATCTCAGTGGTTTTGTATCGCGGGATCATTTCCAT CTAGCTCACATTACTCTGGAAAATCAAAGTTTCGTCGAGGTAACTCACATTCCATTCATACCCTATGGATATAGCAAAGCTGATGGTATAGTCGGCCTTGCTTTTCCCAATATGAGACAAGTTCAAGTAGAAACATTTTTCAGCAGCATGTTGAAACAAGGCCTCATTGAAAAACCTGTTTTTACCTTCTACTTCAACCG AGATCCTACGACGGAAAGAGCTGGTCGTTTGATACTTGGAGCAACCGAACGAAAATACGTCAATGGTTCGCTCACTACTGTTCCAGTTATAAACAAAGGGTATTGGAGCATAAGAGCCGACAG AATATTACTAGAAGATTATTCAAAAACTTATGCATTTTGCAAAGACAGTTGTGAAGCTATTTTAGATACAACTACAAACACAATAACAGGACCTACTGCAGAGATTGAAAGATTGAATGCACTCCTTGGAGCAAGAGCATTTGTTCCGTCAATATTCAAAATGAACAGATATATG gtaAATTGCAGAGACTCTGCTAAACTACCTCCTATAAATTTTGTTATCGCTGGAGTGGATTTCACCATTCGTTCCAAATACTACATTCAACAC CTTACATACGAGAGCATGGAAATCTGTTTGTCTCCTTTTGTACCCGATAATCAAACACAATGGTTAATAGGAGGTGCATTTTTGATGCAATTTTACACGGAATATAATTTCAATACTGGCCAAGTTATGATAGGGCACACGAAGTACTGA
- the LOC105691110 gene encoding uncharacterized protein LOC105691110 isoform X1, with protein sequence MDPATVIALCKENIQPLRHGRNPIQLGTALRAQEDSDVQQLLQQEKQMFEDAIKNYQGDDPLENWYEYILWVEQSFPKSGHDSHMARLLQQCLATFEKEPKYHQDRRFIRLWINYISMQKNPLELYQLLHNNGIGTMVADMYRAWAFEFEQNEDFKRADEIYSMGVAARAQPYEELAAAQTNFQFAVGRWMLGHREDRGAASLAEQRQAFSSLRAIRGGKKVTSNRTGHRVRDHLPGALPQVYSHSALPKENARIQIYQDAELESDHKGSSILDHVPIEDTVHKENSLKAGPWSSASKRGPLIPTTLKTSFKVHEDQPGDNDMDKLRLFPNHTAFFDGSKYPDHQDTPAFIPEALNMDVIRRVHYPKELVYANNMDVSMEEIRAQKYIKRMTQALEKRCEKLDEAELERQRYEADQKKQRESEERKKRLAEESARLEHQLRAAEQRELERQRQLQQQRREAEQRELERQRFEAEQLELERRRRIEADRIEAARIEAERIEAERIEAERIEAERMEAELNRQQKIQNSNYIHQHHRSHVKNEPENHLLGQSITVNTKEAMSLIQDLWHSPDQNTGPVPIPIPVMNHGIPQQRGKLAFDIHMDSSMTQHAISGNKNHQQYNMQQSYSEQENHQHYPPTYTNPDHHSPYGNHSYHNAYHYQMQHHQSHQPHQPHQSHQSHVQHQQHIQSQHHQQQHHQHHQQHQQQGISPQQQHGISPQQQHGISPQQQHGISPQQQHGIPSQQQHGISPQQQHGISPQQHHPSPHMQHQMYRSIPGNSIGYQSYHGTMQAALPHDPVVEPPKQLQFTPYIDPDVESNKPYKMPSELPYIKSPGMNRRDLKYLEGAENKENAITVDYNGPLEEDGPKQAGQENLYVDESLGIAPLAGVDDTCFTQAFNSHLTSSTPIINHFRHSYRVKESQQFQEHDIPVPGPAEVRNCEGEDNKLSIIMESTREYSSSCSGSSGAQTRTPGLGFTMTREDLVPIKEQSTNQDMESTEYLLAANQTYEQKMRAQIQAVHAQSPRTVQRNVDEITSEIKNSCDLRKSISFKATKDDSMEFEEHEAMEEVDEESFQLPTGDINPFDKTLITGLLKKIKFPQPHHAVGYTRLNANINKFVPSSMATLGTDAYDIEKCLGKGTYGTVYKGINLQTGQSVALKTQKPAWVWEYYIAREIRARLTNPHMLRGFMDITTAYVGNNASALVSEFSKYGTLLAVTNQVKISTGKPLQQPLAIFFTIEMLQIVEYLHKCQIIHGDIKPDNFLLMHLPTDDVRPTIQLIDFGCSIDMSLFPEDTKFNQVIKTEDFTCIEMQTGKPWTYQTDLYCLAASSHCLLFGNYMRVSCNNGRWFINTKIPRYAKKAAWERYFTELLNIESCDQMPDLASLRKMLEESLAQMSELQSSIRLFSNILNKR encoded by the exons ATGGATCCCGCAACGGTGATCGCTCTCTGCAAGGAGAACATTCAGCCACTACGCCATGGCCGTAATCCTATACAGTTAGGGACAGCTCTACGGGCTCAGGAGGATTCCGATGTCCAACAGTTGTTACAACAAGAAAAGCA AATGTTTGAGGATGCTATAAAAAACTATCAAGGAGATGACCCTTTAGAAAATTGGTATGAATACATTCTTTGGGTGGAACAGAGTTTCCCAAAAAGCGGACATGACTCTCACATGGCGAGGCTACTGCAACAATGTCTAGctacttttgaaaaagaacCGAAGTACCATCAGGATCGTAGATTCATAAGACTATGGATTAATTAT ATAAGTATGCAAAAGAATCCCCTGGAGCTTTACCAGCTACTTCATAACAATGGCATTGGTACAATGGTTGCTGATATGTACAGAGCCTGGGCTTTTGAGTTCGAACAAAATGAAGACTTTAAAAGAGCAGATGAGATTTATTCCATGGGAGTAGCTGCTCGTGCTCAACCCTACGAGGAACTTGCTGCTGCCCAAAC aaattttcaattcgctgTGGGTCGCTGGATGCTTGGTCATCGTGAAGACAGAGGGGCTGCGTCACTGGCTGAACAAAGACAAGCCTTCAGCTCCCTGCGAGCTAtaagaggtggaaaaaaagttacCAGCAATAGAACGGGGCACAGAGTTCGTGATCATTTACCTGGAGCTCTGCCGCAGGTCTATAGTCATAGTGCATTACCTAAAGAGAATGCCAGGATCCAAATATACCAG GATGCCGAGCTTGAATCTGACCACAAGGGATCAAGTATTTTAGACCATGTACCTATTGAGGATACTGTGCACAAAGAAAACTCCTTGAAGGCTGGGCCATGGAGTAGCGCTTCTAAGAGAGGTCCTCTCATCCCGACGACACTGAAAACCTCTTTTAAAG TCCATGAAGATCAGCCTGGAGACAACGACATGGATAAACTGAGATTGTTCCCTAATCACACAGCGTTTTTTGATGGAAGTAAATACCCTGATCACCAAGACACACCCGCTTTTATACCTGAAGCTCTGAACATGGATGTTATACGCAGGGTTCATTATCCCAAAGAGCTGGTCTATGCGAATAACATGGATGTCAGTATGGAGGAGATTCGGGCACAGAAATATATTAAAAG AATGACGCAAGCATTGGAGAAGAGGTGTGAAAAGTTAGATGAGGCAGAATTGGAACGTCAGAGATATGAAGCAGACCAAAAAAAGCAGAGGGAAAgtgaggaaaggaaaaagaggttAGCGGAGGAATCTGCGAGACTTGAACATCAGCTTCGTGCTGCGGAACAACGTGAGTTAGAGCGTCAACGACAACTTCAGCAGCAAAGACGGGAAGCTGAACAGCGAGAGCTGGAGAGGCAGAGGTTCGAAGCTGAGCAACTTGAATTAGAACGAAGGAGACGAATAGAAGCGGACCGGATAGAAGCGGCGAGAATAGAAGCGGAAAGAATTGAAGCTGAGCGTATCGAAGCAGAAAGAATAGAGGCAGAGAGAATGGAGGCTGAGCTAAACAGGCAGcagaaaattcagaattcaaaCTATATTCATCAGCACCACAGAAGCCACGTTAAAAACGAACCAGAAAATCATCTGCTCGGACAGAGTATAACCGTCAATACTAAAGAGGCGATGTCGCTGATACAGGACCTTTGGCATTCACCGGAtcagaataccggccctgttCCCATACCTATACCAGTAATGAATCACGGAATACCACAGCAGAGGGGAAAACTTGCCTTTGATATTCACATGGACAGCTCCATGACACAGCATGCAATTagtggaaataaaaaccacCAACAATATAATATGCAACAATCGTACAGCGAACAGGAAAATCATCAACATTATCCACCTACTTATACGAACCCTGACCATCATTCACCTTATGGAAATCACAGCTATCATAATGCTTATCACTATCAAATGCAG CATCATCAGTCGCATCAGCCGCATCAGCCACATCAGTCGCATCAATCCCACGTTCAGCACCAGCAACACATTCAATCCCAACATCACCAACAGCAACATCATCAACATCATCAACAGCATCAGCAACAAGGGATCTCTCCACAGCAGCAGCATGGAATTTCTCCACAGCAGCAGCATGGAATTTCTCCCCAGCAGCAGCATGGAATTTCTCCACAGCAACAGCATGGAATTCCTTCACAGCAGCAGCATGGGATTTCTCCGCAGCAACAGCATGGGATTTCTCCGCAGCAACATCATCCTTCTCCCCACATGCAGCACCAGATGTATAGAAGTATACCAGGAAATAGCATTGGGTACCAATCTTATCACGGTACAATGCAGGCGGCTTTGCCACACGATCCGGTAGTGGAGCCTCCGAAGCAGCTGCAGTTTACTCCGTACATAGATCCAGATGTCGAATCCAATAAGCCGTACAAAATGCCGTCAGAGTTACCGTACATTAAATCGCCAGGAATGAATAGGAGAGACTTGAAATATCTTGAAGGTGcagaaaataaggaaaacgCCATCACCGTCGACTATAACGGACCCTTGGAAGAAGATGGCCCCAAACAAGCTGGACAAGAAAATTTGTATGTCGACGAAAGCCTGGGAATTGCCCCACTCGCTGGTGTTGATGACACCTGCTTTACGCAGGCCTTCAACAGCCACTTAACTAGCTCCACTCCAATCATAAATCATTTCAGACACTCATATAGAGTTAAGGAATCACAGCAGTTCCAAGAACATGACATTCCGGTTCCAGG ACCGGCTGAAGTGCGTAATTGCGAGGGAGAAGATAATAAGCTTAGTATCATAATGGAATCGACTCGTGAATACAGTTCTAGTTGCTCCGGTAGTAGCGGTGCACAGACGAGAACTCCTGGTTTAGGATTTACGATGACCAGAGAAGATCTGGTTCCCATAAAAGAACAGTCGACAAATCAAG ATATGGAATCAACGGAGTATTTGTTAGCAGCAAATCAGACATACGAGCAAAAAATGCGAGCTCAAATTCAGGCGGTGCATGCCCAGAGCCCCCGAACAGTCCAGCGTAACGTTGACGAAATAACTTCCGAGATAAAGAACAGTTGTGACCTGCGTAAATCGATAAGTTTCAAAGCTACAAAAGATGATTCGATGGAGTTTGAAGAACACGAAGCGATGGAAGAAGTTGACGAAGAATCTTTCCAACTGCCAACAGGAGATATCAATCCCTTCGACAAAACCCTGATAACGGgtttgctgaaaaaaattaaattcccgCAGCCACATCATGCTGTCGGATACACCAGATTAAATGCAAATATTAACAAATTCGTGCCTTCTAGTATGGCAACTCTTG GTACGGATGCATACGATATAGAAAAGTGCCTTGGTAAAGGAACCTACGGAACCGTGTATAAAGGAATAAATCTACAAACGGGGCAGTCAGTCGCGTTAAAAACGCAAAAACCTGCTTGGGTTTGGGAATATTATATTGCTAGAGAGATTCGAGCGCGATTAACGAACCCTCACATG CTGCGTGGTTTCATGGATATAACTACGGCTTACGTTGGAAATAACGCGAGTGCTCTTGTCTCGGAGTTCTCTAAGTACGGGACTCTTCTCGCAGTTACAAACCAGGTGAAAATATCAACTGGAAAACCTCTTCAACAACCACTGGCTATATTCTTTACAATTGAGATGCTACAGATTGTCGAATACCTTCACAAATGCCAAATAATCCACGGTGACATAAAACCAGATAACTTTTTGCTGATGCACCT ACCTACAGATGACGTGAGACCGACGATACAGCTGATAGATTTTGGCTGCAGTATAGATATGAGTCTTTTTCCTGAAGATACCAAATTCAACCAAGTGATAAAAACCGAAGATTTTACGTGCATAGAAATGCAAACTGGAAAACCGTGGACTTACCAAACAGATCTCTACTGCCTAGCCGCTTCAAGTCACTGCTTATTATTTGGAAACTATATGCGTGTATCATGCAACAATGGCCGATGGTTTATAAACACGAAAATACCAAG ATACGCGAAAAAGGCAGCGTGGGAAAGGTATTTTACAGAATTATTAAACATTGAATCATGTGATCAGATGCCGGATCTAGCTAGTCTCCGTAAAATGTTAGAGGAAAGTTTAGCGCAGATGTCAGAGCTGCAAAGTTCCATCAGACTATTTTCCAATATACTGAACAAACGATAA
- the LOC105691110 gene encoding uncharacterized protein LOC105691110 isoform X2 produces MDPATVIALCKENIQPLRHGRNPIQLGTALRAQEDSDVQQLLQQEKQMFEDAIKNYQGDDPLENWYEYILWVEQSFPKSGHDSHMARLLQQCLATFEKEPKYHQDRRFIRLWINYISMQKNPLELYQLLHNNGIGTMVADMYRAWAFEFEQNEDFKRADEIYSMGVAARAQPYEELAAAQTNFQFAVGRWMLGHREDRGAASLAEQRQAFSSLRAIRGGKKVTSNRTGHRVRDHLPGALPQVYSHSALPKENARIQIYQDAELESDHKGSSILDHVPIEDTVHKENSLKAGPWSSASKRGPLIPTTLKTSFKVHEDQPGDNDMDKLRLFPNHTAFFDGSKYPDHQDTPAFIPEALNMDVIRRVHYPKELVYANNMDVSMEEIRAQKYIKRMTQALEKRCEKLDEAELERQRYEADQKKQRESEERKKRLAEESARLEHQLRAAEQRELERQRQLQQQRREAEQRELERQRFEAEQLELERRRRIEADRIEAARIEAERIEAERIEAERIEAERMEAELNRQQKIQNSNYIHQHHRSHVKNEPENHLLGQSITVNTKEAMSLIQDLWHSPDQNTGPVPIPIPVMNHGIPQQRGKLAFDIHMDSSMTQHAISGNKNHQQYNMQQSYSEQENHQHYPPTYTNPDHHSPYGNHSYHNAYHYQMQHHQSHQPHQPHQSHQSHVQHQQHIQSQHHQQQHHQHHQQHQQQGISPQQQHGISPQQQHGISPQQQHGISPQQQHGIPSQQQHGISPQQQHGISPQQHHPSPHMQHQMYRSIPGNSIGYQSYHGTMQAALPHDPVVEPPKQLQFTPYIDPDVESNKPYKMPSELPYIKSPGMNRRDLKYLEGAENKENAITVDYNGPLEEDGPKQAGQENLYVDESLGIAPLAGVDDTCFTQAFNSHLTSSTPIINHFRHSYRVKESQQFQEHDIPVPGSSCSGSSGAQTRTPGLGFTMTREDLVPIKEQSTNQDMESTEYLLAANQTYEQKMRAQIQAVHAQSPRTVQRNVDEITSEIKNSCDLRKSISFKATKDDSMEFEEHEAMEEVDEESFQLPTGDINPFDKTLITGLLKKIKFPQPHHAVGYTRLNANINKFVPSSMATLGTDAYDIEKCLGKGTYGTVYKGINLQTGQSVALKTQKPAWVWEYYIAREIRARLTNPHMLRGFMDITTAYVGNNASALVSEFSKYGTLLAVTNQVKISTGKPLQQPLAIFFTIEMLQIVEYLHKCQIIHGDIKPDNFLLMHLPTDDVRPTIQLIDFGCSIDMSLFPEDTKFNQVIKTEDFTCIEMQTGKPWTYQTDLYCLAASSHCLLFGNYMRVSCNNGRWFINTKIPRYAKKAAWERYFTELLNIESCDQMPDLASLRKMLEESLAQMSELQSSIRLFSNILNKR; encoded by the exons ATGGATCCCGCAACGGTGATCGCTCTCTGCAAGGAGAACATTCAGCCACTACGCCATGGCCGTAATCCTATACAGTTAGGGACAGCTCTACGGGCTCAGGAGGATTCCGATGTCCAACAGTTGTTACAACAAGAAAAGCA AATGTTTGAGGATGCTATAAAAAACTATCAAGGAGATGACCCTTTAGAAAATTGGTATGAATACATTCTTTGGGTGGAACAGAGTTTCCCAAAAAGCGGACATGACTCTCACATGGCGAGGCTACTGCAACAATGTCTAGctacttttgaaaaagaacCGAAGTACCATCAGGATCGTAGATTCATAAGACTATGGATTAATTAT ATAAGTATGCAAAAGAATCCCCTGGAGCTTTACCAGCTACTTCATAACAATGGCATTGGTACAATGGTTGCTGATATGTACAGAGCCTGGGCTTTTGAGTTCGAACAAAATGAAGACTTTAAAAGAGCAGATGAGATTTATTCCATGGGAGTAGCTGCTCGTGCTCAACCCTACGAGGAACTTGCTGCTGCCCAAAC aaattttcaattcgctgTGGGTCGCTGGATGCTTGGTCATCGTGAAGACAGAGGGGCTGCGTCACTGGCTGAACAAAGACAAGCCTTCAGCTCCCTGCGAGCTAtaagaggtggaaaaaaagttacCAGCAATAGAACGGGGCACAGAGTTCGTGATCATTTACCTGGAGCTCTGCCGCAGGTCTATAGTCATAGTGCATTACCTAAAGAGAATGCCAGGATCCAAATATACCAG GATGCCGAGCTTGAATCTGACCACAAGGGATCAAGTATTTTAGACCATGTACCTATTGAGGATACTGTGCACAAAGAAAACTCCTTGAAGGCTGGGCCATGGAGTAGCGCTTCTAAGAGAGGTCCTCTCATCCCGACGACACTGAAAACCTCTTTTAAAG TCCATGAAGATCAGCCTGGAGACAACGACATGGATAAACTGAGATTGTTCCCTAATCACACAGCGTTTTTTGATGGAAGTAAATACCCTGATCACCAAGACACACCCGCTTTTATACCTGAAGCTCTGAACATGGATGTTATACGCAGGGTTCATTATCCCAAAGAGCTGGTCTATGCGAATAACATGGATGTCAGTATGGAGGAGATTCGGGCACAGAAATATATTAAAAG AATGACGCAAGCATTGGAGAAGAGGTGTGAAAAGTTAGATGAGGCAGAATTGGAACGTCAGAGATATGAAGCAGACCAAAAAAAGCAGAGGGAAAgtgaggaaaggaaaaagaggttAGCGGAGGAATCTGCGAGACTTGAACATCAGCTTCGTGCTGCGGAACAACGTGAGTTAGAGCGTCAACGACAACTTCAGCAGCAAAGACGGGAAGCTGAACAGCGAGAGCTGGAGAGGCAGAGGTTCGAAGCTGAGCAACTTGAATTAGAACGAAGGAGACGAATAGAAGCGGACCGGATAGAAGCGGCGAGAATAGAAGCGGAAAGAATTGAAGCTGAGCGTATCGAAGCAGAAAGAATAGAGGCAGAGAGAATGGAGGCTGAGCTAAACAGGCAGcagaaaattcagaattcaaaCTATATTCATCAGCACCACAGAAGCCACGTTAAAAACGAACCAGAAAATCATCTGCTCGGACAGAGTATAACCGTCAATACTAAAGAGGCGATGTCGCTGATACAGGACCTTTGGCATTCACCGGAtcagaataccggccctgttCCCATACCTATACCAGTAATGAATCACGGAATACCACAGCAGAGGGGAAAACTTGCCTTTGATATTCACATGGACAGCTCCATGACACAGCATGCAATTagtggaaataaaaaccacCAACAATATAATATGCAACAATCGTACAGCGAACAGGAAAATCATCAACATTATCCACCTACTTATACGAACCCTGACCATCATTCACCTTATGGAAATCACAGCTATCATAATGCTTATCACTATCAAATGCAG CATCATCAGTCGCATCAGCCGCATCAGCCACATCAGTCGCATCAATCCCACGTTCAGCACCAGCAACACATTCAATCCCAACATCACCAACAGCAACATCATCAACATCATCAACAGCATCAGCAACAAGGGATCTCTCCACAGCAGCAGCATGGAATTTCTCCACAGCAGCAGCATGGAATTTCTCCCCAGCAGCAGCATGGAATTTCTCCACAGCAACAGCATGGAATTCCTTCACAGCAGCAGCATGGGATTTCTCCGCAGCAACAGCATGGGATTTCTCCGCAGCAACATCATCCTTCTCCCCACATGCAGCACCAGATGTATAGAAGTATACCAGGAAATAGCATTGGGTACCAATCTTATCACGGTACAATGCAGGCGGCTTTGCCACACGATCCGGTAGTGGAGCCTCCGAAGCAGCTGCAGTTTACTCCGTACATAGATCCAGATGTCGAATCCAATAAGCCGTACAAAATGCCGTCAGAGTTACCGTACATTAAATCGCCAGGAATGAATAGGAGAGACTTGAAATATCTTGAAGGTGcagaaaataaggaaaacgCCATCACCGTCGACTATAACGGACCCTTGGAAGAAGATGGCCCCAAACAAGCTGGACAAGAAAATTTGTATGTCGACGAAAGCCTGGGAATTGCCCCACTCGCTGGTGTTGATGACACCTGCTTTACGCAGGCCTTCAACAGCCACTTAACTAGCTCCACTCCAATCATAAATCATTTCAGACACTCATATAGAGTTAAGGAATCACAGCAGTTCCAAGAACATGACATTCCGGTTCCAGG TTCTAGTTGCTCCGGTAGTAGCGGTGCACAGACGAGAACTCCTGGTTTAGGATTTACGATGACCAGAGAAGATCTGGTTCCCATAAAAGAACAGTCGACAAATCAAG ATATGGAATCAACGGAGTATTTGTTAGCAGCAAATCAGACATACGAGCAAAAAATGCGAGCTCAAATTCAGGCGGTGCATGCCCAGAGCCCCCGAACAGTCCAGCGTAACGTTGACGAAATAACTTCCGAGATAAAGAACAGTTGTGACCTGCGTAAATCGATAAGTTTCAAAGCTACAAAAGATGATTCGATGGAGTTTGAAGAACACGAAGCGATGGAAGAAGTTGACGAAGAATCTTTCCAACTGCCAACAGGAGATATCAATCCCTTCGACAAAACCCTGATAACGGgtttgctgaaaaaaattaaattcccgCAGCCACATCATGCTGTCGGATACACCAGATTAAATGCAAATATTAACAAATTCGTGCCTTCTAGTATGGCAACTCTTG GTACGGATGCATACGATATAGAAAAGTGCCTTGGTAAAGGAACCTACGGAACCGTGTATAAAGGAATAAATCTACAAACGGGGCAGTCAGTCGCGTTAAAAACGCAAAAACCTGCTTGGGTTTGGGAATATTATATTGCTAGAGAGATTCGAGCGCGATTAACGAACCCTCACATG CTGCGTGGTTTCATGGATATAACTACGGCTTACGTTGGAAATAACGCGAGTGCTCTTGTCTCGGAGTTCTCTAAGTACGGGACTCTTCTCGCAGTTACAAACCAGGTGAAAATATCAACTGGAAAACCTCTTCAACAACCACTGGCTATATTCTTTACAATTGAGATGCTACAGATTGTCGAATACCTTCACAAATGCCAAATAATCCACGGTGACATAAAACCAGATAACTTTTTGCTGATGCACCT ACCTACAGATGACGTGAGACCGACGATACAGCTGATAGATTTTGGCTGCAGTATAGATATGAGTCTTTTTCCTGAAGATACCAAATTCAACCAAGTGATAAAAACCGAAGATTTTACGTGCATAGAAATGCAAACTGGAAAACCGTGGACTTACCAAACAGATCTCTACTGCCTAGCCGCTTCAAGTCACTGCTTATTATTTGGAAACTATATGCGTGTATCATGCAACAATGGCCGATGGTTTATAAACACGAAAATACCAAG ATACGCGAAAAAGGCAGCGTGGGAAAGGTATTTTACAGAATTATTAAACATTGAATCATGTGATCAGATGCCGGATCTAGCTAGTCTCCGTAAAATGTTAGAGGAAAGTTTAGCGCAGATGTCAGAGCTGCAAAGTTCCATCAGACTATTTTCCAATATACTGAACAAACGATAA